From one Bordetella genomosp. 9 genomic stretch:
- a CDS encoding isocitrate/isopropylmalate dehydrogenase family protein yields MKIVVLPGDGIGPETMAVAVDVLQAVDRRFGLGLQLDHDIAGHESLKRHGATVTPALLEKVRAADGLMLGPMSTYDFKDEAKGEINPSMYFRKKLDLYANIRPARTYKGVPVRLGEFDLVVVRENTEGFYADRNIESGGSEMLITPDVVVSLRRITRLCCERIARSAFELAMTRKKHVTIVHKANVLKMGDGMFIDECHKVGKEFPEVRVDDVIVDAMMAHVVRAPDRYDVVVTTNMFGDILSDLTAEMSGSLGLGGSLNAGREHAMGQAAHGSAPDIAGQNVANPASQVLSAAMLLNWYGQRKGKQAFVQAASAIEQALADAVAARECTKDVGGTLGTRETGAAWVKRLG; encoded by the coding sequence ATGAAAATCGTAGTGTTGCCCGGCGACGGGATCGGTCCGGAAACCATGGCGGTTGCCGTCGACGTATTGCAAGCCGTCGACCGGCGTTTCGGTCTGGGCCTGCAACTGGATCACGACATTGCCGGCCACGAGAGCCTGAAGCGCCATGGCGCGACGGTCACGCCGGCCCTGCTGGAGAAGGTGCGCGCCGCCGACGGGCTGATGCTGGGCCCGATGTCGACGTACGACTTCAAGGACGAGGCCAAGGGCGAAATCAATCCGTCGATGTACTTTCGCAAGAAGCTGGACCTCTACGCCAACATCCGGCCGGCGCGCACCTACAAGGGCGTGCCGGTACGCCTGGGCGAATTCGATCTGGTCGTCGTGCGTGAAAACACCGAAGGCTTCTACGCCGATCGCAACATCGAGTCCGGCGGCAGCGAAATGCTGATCACGCCCGACGTGGTCGTATCTCTGCGCCGGATCACCCGCCTGTGCTGCGAGCGCATCGCGCGCTCGGCCTTCGAACTGGCGATGACGCGCAAGAAGCACGTCACCATCGTCCACAAGGCGAACGTGCTGAAGATGGGCGACGGCATGTTCATTGACGAGTGCCATAAGGTCGGCAAGGAATTCCCGGAAGTGCGGGTCGACGACGTGATCGTGGACGCCATGATGGCGCACGTGGTGCGCGCGCCGGACCGCTACGACGTCGTGGTCACCACCAATATGTTCGGCGACATCCTGTCGGACCTGACGGCGGAAATGTCGGGCAGCCTGGGCCTGGGCGGGTCGCTCAATGCCGGCCGCGAACACGCCATGGGCCAGGCCGCGCACGGTTCGGCGCCGGATATCGCCGGCCAGAACGTCGCCAACCCGGCGTCGCAGGTGCTGTCGGCCGCCATGCTGCTGAACTGGTACGGGCAGCGCAAGGGCAAGCAGGCCTTCGTGCAGGCCGCATCGGCCATCGAGCAGGCGCTGGCCGACGCGGTCGCGGCCCGCGAATGCACCAAGGACGTGGGCGGCACCCTGGGCACCCGCGAAACGGGCGCCGCCTGGGTCAAGCGACTGGGCTGA
- a CDS encoding NAD-dependent succinate-semialdehyde dehydrogenase, protein MNALTQRLARPDLLRSACYIDGKWHEAGKGPTIPVNNPSTGDIIVAVPKLGRAETEHAIERAAAALPAWAARPAKERAIILQRWAQLMMQHQQDLAAIMTAEQGKPITEAAGEIGYAASFLEWFAEEAKRMDGEVLQSPKAGQRMMVLKQPVGVTAAITPWNFPAAMITRKLGPALAAGCTMIVKPAQQTPLTALALAVLAEEAGVPAGVMHVITGSSSDIGAALCESEIVRKLSFTGSTEVGRKLMAQCAPTIKKLSLELGGNAPFIVFDDADLDKAVEGILASKFRNAGQTCVCANRIYVQSGIYDQVARRLAEKVAAMKVGDGFEKGVTQGPLIDENAVKKVREHIDDATRAGAKVVTGGKAHALGGTFFEPTVVRDVTQSMLFAREETFGPVAPLFRFDTEEEALKLANDTIFGLAAYFYTRDNARVWRVSEGLEYGIVGINTGLISNEVGPFGGVKQSGLGREGSRHGLDEYVELKYLCVDIGA, encoded by the coding sequence GTGAATGCATTGACCCAACGACTCGCCCGCCCCGACCTGCTGCGCAGCGCCTGCTACATCGACGGCAAATGGCATGAGGCTGGCAAGGGCCCGACCATTCCCGTGAACAATCCTTCCACGGGCGACATCATCGTGGCGGTCCCCAAACTGGGCCGTGCGGAAACCGAACACGCCATCGAACGCGCGGCGGCCGCCCTGCCGGCCTGGGCCGCCCGCCCGGCCAAGGAGCGCGCGATCATCCTGCAGCGCTGGGCCCAGTTGATGATGCAGCACCAGCAGGACCTGGCGGCCATCATGACCGCCGAACAAGGCAAGCCGATCACGGAAGCCGCCGGCGAAATCGGCTATGCCGCCTCCTTCCTGGAATGGTTCGCCGAAGAAGCCAAGCGCATGGACGGCGAAGTCCTGCAAAGCCCCAAGGCCGGCCAGCGCATGATGGTGCTGAAGCAGCCGGTCGGGGTTACCGCCGCCATCACGCCGTGGAATTTCCCGGCGGCCATGATCACGCGCAAGCTGGGCCCGGCCCTGGCGGCCGGCTGCACCATGATCGTCAAGCCCGCGCAGCAGACGCCGCTGACCGCGCTGGCGCTGGCGGTGCTGGCCGAGGAAGCCGGCGTGCCGGCGGGCGTCATGCACGTCATCACCGGCAGCTCCAGCGATATCGGCGCCGCGCTCTGCGAAAGCGAGATCGTGCGCAAGCTCAGCTTCACGGGCTCCACCGAAGTCGGCCGCAAGCTGATGGCGCAATGCGCGCCCACCATCAAGAAACTGTCGCTGGAGCTGGGCGGCAACGCGCCTTTCATCGTGTTCGACGATGCCGACCTGGACAAGGCCGTGGAAGGCATACTCGCCTCCAAGTTCCGCAATGCGGGCCAGACCTGCGTCTGCGCGAACCGCATCTACGTGCAGTCCGGCATCTACGATCAGGTCGCCCGGCGGCTGGCCGAAAAAGTGGCCGCGATGAAGGTCGGCGACGGCTTCGAAAAAGGCGTCACGCAAGGACCGCTGATCGACGAAAACGCGGTGAAGAAAGTCCGCGAACATATCGACGACGCGACCCGCGCCGGCGCGAAAGTCGTCACCGGCGGCAAGGCCCATGCGCTGGGCGGCACGTTCTTCGAACCGACCGTGGTGCGCGACGTGACCCAATCCATGCTGTTCGCGCGCGAGGAAACCTTCGGCCCGGTCGCGCCCCTGTTCAGGTTCGATACCGAGGAAGAAGCCCTGAAGCTCGCGAACGACACCATCTTCGGCCTGGCGGCGTACTTCTACACCCGCGACAACGCGCGCGTGTGGCGGGTATCGGAAGGACTCGAATACGGCATCGTCGGCATCAACACCGGACTGATCTCCAACGAGGTCGGCCCCTTCGGCGGCGTCAAGCAGTCCGGCCTGGGCCGCGAAGGTTCGCGCCATGGCCTGGACGAGTATGTGGAGCTGAAATACCTGTGCGTCGACATCGGCGCGTAA
- a CDS encoding efflux RND transporter periplasmic adaptor subunit yields the protein MSEQRHNELGIHPLDPGAAGAGELLKRDQIVRRTRLLVLVVLLLLALGAARTVVSRIQSSNELATGTQERAKQYVQTTQATTPESGQSLALPGTLQGYVQAPLSARASGYLKRWTKDIGSRVEKGDVLAEIETPEIDQQLSQAVAAREQAKAALALANSTLARWEALRRKDVVSQQDLEEKRGSAAQAAANLAAAQANEQRLRQLEGFKRIVAPFSGIITRRNVDVGDLIDAGSGRPLFLMSQTDPLRVYINVPQRYAQLVKPGEHVTVTQAELGGQKFTGTIARTAASIDLATRTMQVEISLRNPESKLLPGAYVSVALDLPAGDTLAVPTNTLLFRREGTMVAVVGADGRIELRRITLGRNFGQAIEVADGLQATDRIVLNPADSLATGDIVQVAQTQTKAPTPVPTPAISTSGRAPGSEQ from the coding sequence ATGTCGGAGCAACGACACAACGAATTGGGCATCCATCCCCTGGATCCGGGCGCGGCCGGCGCGGGGGAGTTGCTCAAGCGCGACCAGATCGTGCGGCGCACCCGCCTGCTGGTGCTGGTCGTCCTGCTGCTGCTGGCCCTGGGCGCGGCGCGCACGGTGGTCAGCCGCATCCAGAGTTCCAACGAGCTGGCGACGGGCACGCAGGAACGCGCGAAGCAGTACGTGCAGACCACGCAGGCCACCACGCCGGAAAGCGGCCAGTCGCTGGCCCTGCCCGGCACCCTGCAGGGCTACGTGCAGGCGCCCCTGTCGGCGCGCGCCAGCGGCTACCTGAAACGCTGGACCAAGGACATCGGCAGCCGCGTGGAAAAAGGCGACGTGCTGGCCGAGATCGAAACGCCCGAAATCGACCAGCAGCTGTCGCAGGCCGTCGCCGCGCGCGAACAGGCCAAGGCCGCCCTGGCGCTGGCCAACAGCACGCTGGCGCGCTGGGAAGCCCTGCGCCGCAAGGACGTGGTTTCGCAGCAGGACCTGGAAGAAAAGCGCGGCAGCGCGGCGCAGGCGGCCGCCAACCTGGCGGCGGCGCAGGCCAACGAGCAGCGGCTGCGCCAGCTGGAAGGATTCAAGCGCATCGTCGCGCCCTTCTCGGGCATCATCACGCGCCGCAATGTCGACGTCGGCGACCTGATCGACGCGGGCAGCGGCCGCCCCTTGTTCCTGATGTCGCAGACCGATCCCCTGCGCGTGTACATCAACGTGCCGCAGCGCTACGCGCAGCTGGTCAAGCCGGGCGAACACGTGACCGTCACCCAGGCGGAGCTGGGCGGCCAGAAATTCACCGGCACCATCGCCCGCACCGCGGCATCCATCGACCTGGCCACGCGCACCATGCAGGTGGAAATCAGCCTGCGCAATCCGGAAAGCAAGCTGCTGCCGGGCGCCTACGTGTCGGTGGCGCTGGACCTGCCCGCCGGCGACACGCTGGCGGTGCCGACCAATACGCTGCTGTTCCGCCGCGAAGGCACCATGGTGGCCGTGGTCGGCGCCGATGGCCGCATCGAGCTGCGCCGCATCACGCTGGGCCGCAACTTCGGGCAGGCCATCGAAGTCGCCGACGGCCTGCAGGCCACCGACCGCATCGTGCTGAACCCGGCGGACTCCCTGGCGACAGGCGATATCGTGCAGGTGGCGCAGACCCAGACCAAGGCGCCCACGCCGGTCCCCACGCCCGCCATCAGCACCAGCGGCCGCGCGCCGGGAAGCGAGCAATGA
- a CDS encoding efflux transporter outer membrane subunit: MRAWIGTLAAPLLLSACAVGPDYATPKVDVPVTWKLESPWRQATPADALDKGEWWLRYNDPTLNRLQAQALTANPTLAISAARLAQARANADVSRSGLFPALSAGTRVSRFKISGNRPLTNYASPQYSTVQNDYNFSFNASYEVDLFGRVSRSVEATSATARQAEADLANARLVLTAELAANYVNLRALDTEIDVVNRSVALQRRALELITARYDGGAASGLEVAQQQALLDNTLTQVEVLARQRAQFEHAIASLTGTPAPNFELPPQPLTAAMMPPAIPLGLPSDLLERRPDIAAAERAMAAANAQIGVATAAFYPSIMLNPSIGADSREIGALLDAPSLLWSVGVSAVQTLFDAGRTRANVNFARAGYDATVANYRRVVLGAMQEVEDGITGLAALDRATAQSQRAVADARKVLDMAADRYSGGATTYLDVITAQQSVLNTERQAAQLKGQHLLVSVFLVKALGGDWHKGQQPAAAAVSSTAPARGSDAGALDPGTVARRDSGTSAQ, from the coding sequence ATGAGGGCCTGGATCGGTACGCTGGCGGCGCCGCTGCTGCTGTCGGCCTGCGCCGTCGGGCCGGACTACGCCACGCCCAAGGTGGATGTTCCCGTGACCTGGAAGCTGGAGTCGCCCTGGCGCCAGGCCACGCCGGCCGATGCGCTGGACAAGGGCGAATGGTGGCTGCGCTACAACGACCCCACGCTGAACCGCCTGCAGGCGCAGGCCCTGACAGCCAACCCCACGCTGGCGATTTCCGCGGCGCGCCTGGCGCAGGCCCGCGCCAATGCCGACGTCAGCCGCTCCGGGCTGTTTCCCGCGCTGAGCGCCGGCACGCGCGTGTCGCGCTTCAAGATATCGGGCAATCGTCCGCTGACGAATTACGCGTCGCCGCAGTACTCCACGGTGCAGAACGACTACAACTTCTCGTTCAACGCCAGCTACGAAGTGGATCTGTTCGGCCGCGTGTCGCGTTCGGTCGAAGCGACGTCGGCCACCGCGCGGCAGGCCGAAGCCGACCTGGCGAACGCGCGGCTGGTGCTGACCGCCGAACTGGCGGCCAACTACGTCAACCTGCGGGCGCTCGATACCGAAATCGACGTGGTCAACCGCTCCGTCGCCCTGCAGCGCCGCGCGCTGGAGCTGATCACCGCGCGCTATGACGGCGGCGCCGCGTCCGGACTGGAAGTCGCCCAGCAACAGGCCCTGCTGGACAACACGCTGACGCAGGTGGAAGTCCTGGCGCGGCAGCGCGCGCAGTTCGAACATGCGATCGCATCCCTGACCGGCACGCCGGCGCCCAATTTCGAATTGCCGCCCCAACCGCTGACGGCGGCCATGATGCCGCCGGCGATCCCGCTGGGCCTGCCTTCCGACCTGCTGGAGCGCCGGCCCGACATCGCCGCCGCCGAGCGCGCCATGGCCGCGGCCAATGCGCAGATCGGCGTCGCCACCGCGGCCTTCTATCCCAGCATCATGCTCAACCCCAGCATAGGCGCGGACAGCCGCGAGATCGGCGCGCTGCTGGATGCCCCCAGCCTGCTGTGGTCGGTGGGCGTGTCCGCCGTGCAGACCCTGTTCGACGCCGGCCGCACCCGCGCCAACGTCAATTTCGCGCGCGCCGGGTACGACGCCACCGTGGCGAACTACCGCCGCGTGGTGCTGGGCGCGATGCAGGAAGTGGAAGACGGCATCACCGGGCTCGCCGCCCTGGACCGCGCGACGGCGCAGTCGCAAAGGGCCGTGGCCGATGCGCGCAAGGTGCTGGACATGGCCGCCGACCGCTACAGCGGCGGCGCCACGACCTATCTGGATGTGATCACCGCCCAGCAGTCGGTGCTGAATACCGAGCGGCAGGCCGCGCAGCTGAAGGGCCAGCATCTGCTGGTGTCGGTCTTTCTGGTGAAAGCCTTGGGCGGCGACTGGCACAAGGGGCAGCAGCCGGCCGCGGCGGCGGTCTCCAGCACGGCCCCGGCCCGGGGCTCGGATGCCGGTGCGCTCGACCCCGGCACCGTCGCGCGGCGCGACTCAGGCACCTCCGCTCAATAA
- a CDS encoding FAD-dependent monooxygenase — protein sequence MTMTAAVLMVGAGPTGLLMTAELQRRGVQCLLIDAHDRPMEWDRATVVHPRSLEIFESLGILEPLLTAGVKQRRARLHANGAVLGVIDLHLCGSRYPFNIGVSEEVTEALLAGYLARQGGGVQRGTWLVALRQEAGGLRATIEHAGGASEVLAQWVVGCDGHHSAVRTLAGIEQEGHDIAEPWAVFDAGISDWPDAFESNYAYLDDIPVILTALPDRRWRVYLRPPTADSDLVADALATLRGYLPDARFHDVSHPTRFNCHAKVAKQFRAGRILLAGDAAHTCSPAQGHGMNTGLQDAYNLAWKLALVAHGHCGEALLDSYHAERRPVADRVLASGDAAENAQMVARGERDARDAAIRRAFEDGETRHQEAVAEAEMNIDYAASPIVMGEPAAVLGPGQRLSDRIEILLPEGGTGLLHRYVTGQGHTVFLIGGLETGPQSLTRMRRQLRPLFDGFVIENMVVLAANSGVSDVDAYLEPDAARQVGVADMMLLAVRADGHIGLRATSRHAESLAAYVALLSGGA from the coding sequence ATGACGATGACGGCGGCGGTCCTGATGGTTGGCGCGGGTCCCACCGGCCTGCTTATGACGGCCGAATTGCAGCGCCGCGGCGTGCAATGCCTGCTGATCGACGCGCATGACCGGCCGATGGAGTGGGATCGCGCGACGGTCGTCCATCCTCGTTCACTCGAAATATTCGAGTCCCTGGGCATACTCGAGCCGCTGCTGACGGCCGGGGTCAAGCAGCGGCGCGCGCGCCTGCACGCCAACGGCGCGGTGCTGGGCGTCATCGACCTGCACCTGTGCGGCTCCCGCTATCCCTTCAACATCGGCGTTTCCGAGGAAGTTACCGAGGCCCTGCTGGCCGGCTATCTCGCTCGGCAGGGAGGTGGCGTTCAGCGTGGTACCTGGCTGGTCGCCCTGCGCCAGGAGGCCGGCGGCTTGCGCGCGACCATCGAACACGCGGGCGGCGCGAGCGAGGTGTTGGCGCAATGGGTGGTGGGATGCGATGGCCACCACAGCGCCGTGCGCACCCTGGCGGGCATCGAACAGGAGGGCCACGATATCGCCGAACCATGGGCGGTTTTCGATGCCGGCATCAGCGACTGGCCGGATGCCTTCGAGAGCAACTACGCTTACCTGGACGACATTCCGGTCATCCTGACCGCGCTGCCGGACCGGCGCTGGCGCGTCTATCTGCGGCCCCCGACGGCCGATTCCGACCTGGTGGCCGATGCGCTGGCGACCTTGCGCGGCTATTTGCCGGACGCCCGTTTTCACGACGTATCGCACCCGACACGCTTCAACTGCCACGCCAAGGTGGCAAAACAGTTCCGCGCGGGCAGGATACTGCTGGCGGGCGACGCCGCGCACACCTGCAGTCCGGCGCAGGGCCATGGCATGAATACCGGTTTGCAGGACGCCTATAACCTGGCCTGGAAGCTTGCCCTGGTGGCGCATGGCCATTGCGGCGAGGCTTTGCTGGACAGTTATCACGCCGAACGGCGTCCCGTCGCGGATAGGGTGCTGGCGTCCGGCGACGCAGCCGAAAATGCGCAGATGGTCGCCCGCGGGGAGCGCGACGCGCGCGATGCCGCCATCCGCCGCGCGTTCGAGGATGGCGAAACACGGCATCAAGAGGCCGTGGCCGAGGCGGAAATGAACATCGACTATGCGGCTTCTCCCATCGTGATGGGTGAGCCCGCGGCCGTGTTGGGCCCCGGGCAGCGCCTGTCGGACCGGATAGAAATCCTGTTGCCGGAAGGCGGCACCGGCCTGCTGCATCGCTACGTCACCGGCCAGGGCCACACGGTGTTCCTGATCGGCGGCCTGGAGACCGGCCCGCAGTCGCTGACGCGCATGCGGCGCCAGTTACGGCCGCTGTTTGACGGCTTCGTCATCGAAAACATGGTGGTGCTGGCGGCCAATTCGGGGGTGTCCGACGTGGACGCCTATCTGGAGCCCGATGCGGCGCGGCAAGTGGGCGTCGCCGACATGATGCTGCTGGCGGTGCGCGCGGACGGGCATATCGGCCTGCGCGCGACGAGCCGGCACGCCGAATCGTTGGCCGCCTATGTCGCGTTATTGAGCGGAGGTGCCTGA
- a CDS encoding isocitrate lyase/PEP mutase family protein, with product MSETTKQRLRRRVEQRNGLLVPGAFNAMSARVVQDQGFEAVYLTGAGLTNMHYGVPDLGIIGLRDVADATARLREAVDVPIIVDGDTGFGNAVNVWHTVRALEHAGADAIQLEDQLFPKRCGHFSGKEVAPLPEMLSKIRAAADARRDQDFLIIARTDSRAVLGFEAAVERAQAFADAGADILFVEATESLEEVRALPKLLDKPQLINIVIGGKTPALTAQELGEMGYGIILYANAALQSAVAGMQRALGLLRKDGLLKEDPTLVAPFLERQRLVQKPLYDELEKKYTDK from the coding sequence ATGAGCGAAACAACGAAACAGCGCCTGCGCCGCCGGGTGGAGCAGCGCAATGGGCTGCTCGTTCCCGGCGCCTTCAATGCCATGAGCGCCCGTGTCGTGCAGGACCAGGGCTTCGAGGCCGTCTACCTGACCGGCGCCGGCCTGACCAATATGCACTACGGCGTGCCGGACCTGGGCATCATCGGCCTGCGCGACGTCGCCGACGCCACGGCGCGCCTGCGCGAGGCGGTCGACGTGCCCATCATCGTCGACGGCGATACGGGTTTCGGCAACGCCGTGAACGTATGGCACACGGTGCGCGCGCTCGAGCACGCCGGCGCCGATGCCATCCAGCTGGAAGACCAGTTGTTTCCCAAGCGTTGCGGCCATTTCTCCGGCAAGGAAGTCGCGCCGCTGCCCGAGATGCTTTCCAAGATCCGCGCCGCCGCCGATGCCCGCCGTGACCAGGATTTCCTGATCATCGCCCGCACCGATTCGCGCGCGGTGCTGGGTTTCGAGGCCGCCGTGGAACGCGCCCAGGCCTTTGCCGATGCCGGCGCCGACATCCTGTTCGTCGAGGCCACCGAAAGCCTCGAAGAAGTCCGCGCGCTGCCCAAGCTGCTGGACAAGCCGCAATTGATCAACATCGTGATCGGCGGCAAGACGCCCGCCCTGACCGCGCAGGAACTGGGCGAGATGGGCTACGGCATCATCCTGTACGCCAACGCGGCGCTGCAGAGCGCGGTTGCCGGCATGCAGCGCGCCCTGGGCCTGCTCAGGAAAGACGGCCTGCTGAAGGAAGACCCGACGCTGGTCGCGCCTTTCCTGGAGCGCCAGCGCCTGGTGCAGAAGCCGCTGTACGACGAACTGGAAAAGAAGTACACGGATAAGTAA
- a CDS encoding tripartite tricarboxylate transporter substrate binding protein — translation MLPALATAQGAAGGYPDKPIRLIVPFAPGGGTDSIARDMARTLGEKLGQAIVVENRGGGGGAIGANLVAHAAPDGYTLLFATSTFVTNAAAEGTTLYDVEKSFQPIAMIGRGPLLVVTNKDVPVDNVAQLRELALKKPNEINFCSAGNGSINHMSGELFKQRAGVQMIHVPYKGSGPATLDLLAGRVQVFFATVPTILPQVKDGRVKLLAVTSKARSPLFPDTPTMAEAGIPDFDVSTWWGVLAPAGTPPEVIARLNAAVNDAAAAKLVSQRLTDEGAQSFKGSPADFGGVLHSELALWKGVVKQSGMKLD, via the coding sequence ATGCTTCCGGCCCTGGCCACGGCCCAAGGCGCCGCCGGCGGCTATCCGGACAAGCCGATACGGCTGATCGTCCCGTTCGCGCCCGGCGGCGGCACGGACAGCATCGCGCGCGACATGGCGCGCACCCTGGGCGAAAAACTGGGCCAGGCGATCGTGGTCGAGAACCGCGGCGGCGGCGGCGGCGCGATCGGCGCCAACCTGGTGGCGCATGCGGCGCCGGACGGCTATACGCTGTTGTTCGCCACGTCGACCTTCGTGACCAACGCCGCGGCGGAAGGCACCACCCTGTACGACGTGGAGAAATCCTTCCAGCCCATCGCCATGATCGGCCGCGGGCCGCTGCTGGTCGTCACCAACAAGGACGTGCCGGTCGACAACGTCGCGCAATTGCGCGAACTGGCGCTGAAGAAGCCCAACGAGATCAATTTCTGCTCGGCCGGCAACGGCAGCATCAACCATATGTCGGGCGAGCTGTTCAAGCAGCGCGCCGGCGTGCAGATGATCCACGTGCCTTACAAGGGCAGCGGTCCCGCCACGCTGGATCTGCTGGCCGGGCGCGTGCAGGTGTTCTTCGCCACCGTGCCGACCATCCTGCCGCAGGTCAAGGACGGCCGCGTCAAGCTGCTGGCCGTGACGAGCAAGGCGCGTTCGCCGCTGTTCCCCGATACGCCCACGATGGCCGAGGCCGGCATTCCGGATTTCGACGTCAGCACGTGGTGGGGCGTGCTCGCGCCGGCCGGCACGCCGCCGGAAGTGATCGCCAGGCTGAACGCCGCCGTGAACGATGCGGCGGCGGCCAAGCTGGTCAGCCAGCGCCTGACCGACGAAGGCGCGCAATCGTTCAAGGGCTCCCCGGCGGATTTCGGCGGCGTCCTGCATAGCGAACTGGCCCTGTGGAAGGGCGTGGTCAAGCAGTCGGGCATGAAGCTGGATTGA